The following proteins are encoded in a genomic region of Flammeovirga pectinis:
- a CDS encoding carbohydrate binding domain-containing protein — protein MKNFKYIINSCLALLLALTSCTKEEVDPNSNFTDIAIFMSPSTQLVEVGKIISFADGSRGATERMWSINDPSYFTLINTTESKDQTVHPEFHEVGEIPVTLHLEFADTTLNQDTIVYITVLDSITADFEITKIEGYYKAGDNGSWVVEQGTIITYSDKSTGNPDTFSWNVGGVNTGELTARTIKVQYREIGSFNIGLSASRTTPYGRKSNHTKYNYIKVIKSTKPYNLLTTNPSFETGEMDPFTTWFEKGAGEGSITSTDAFDGEYAMNLLMNDASKVHVNMTDGYFGVEKGLKYTLEFMVRFNEVNPNFKIEAQIMPSNAWADNYKYVINSKDVDLSEEMLGQWQKTSVLTDQIAPEDIELARLYLIISGGTGGNANFDIDNLKFLYHGEPTN, from the coding sequence ATGAAGAACTTTAAATATATAATAAATAGTTGCCTTGCACTGCTTCTAGCATTAACTTCTTGTACAAAAGAAGAAGTTGATCCTAACAGCAACTTTACAGATATAGCCATCTTTATGTCGCCAAGTACACAACTTGTAGAAGTAGGTAAAATTATCTCTTTTGCAGATGGGTCTAGAGGTGCAACAGAAAGAATGTGGTCTATAAACGATCCCTCTTATTTTACTCTGATCAATACAACCGAATCTAAAGATCAAACTGTTCATCCAGAGTTTCATGAGGTTGGAGAAATTCCTGTAACATTACATTTAGAGTTTGCAGATACAACTTTAAATCAAGATACAATAGTATATATCACTGTTTTAGATTCAATTACTGCAGACTTCGAAATCACAAAAATAGAAGGGTATTACAAAGCAGGTGACAACGGTTCTTGGGTAGTAGAACAAGGTACAATTATCACATATTCAGATAAAAGTACAGGTAACCCAGATACATTTAGTTGGAATGTTGGTGGTGTAAATACTGGAGAGTTAACGGCTAGAACAATCAAAGTTCAATATAGAGAAATTGGTAGTTTTAATATTGGTTTGTCAGCATCTAGAACAACGCCTTACGGTAGAAAATCTAATCATACTAAATATAATTATATTAAGGTGATCAAGTCGACAAAGCCATACAACTTACTTACAACGAACCCAAGTTTTGAAACAGGAGAAATGGATCCATTTACTACTTGGTTTGAAAAAGGTGCTGGCGAAGGTTCTATAACTTCTACAGATGCTTTTGATGGAGAATATGCCATGAACTTACTAATGAACGACGCTTCTAAAGTACATGTAAACATGACTGATGGCTACTTTGGTGTTGAAAAAGGTTTAAAATATACGTTAGAGTTTATGGTTCGTTTTAATGAGGTTAATCCAAACTTTAAAATTGAAGCTCAAATAATGCCAAGCAATGCATGGGCAGATAATTACAAATACGTAATCAATTCTAAAGACGTTGATTTAAGTGAAGAAATGCTGGGACAGTGGCAAAAAACATCTGTACTCACAGATCAAATTGCTCCAGAAGATATTGAGTTAGCAAGGCTGTACTTAATAATAAGTGGTGGAACCGGAGGGAATGCAAATTTTGATATAGACAATCTGAAATTTTTATACCATGGAGAACCGACAAATTAA